In Caldicellulosiruptor morganii, the following proteins share a genomic window:
- a CDS encoding SPASM domain-containing protein encodes MAKNAIKLCVKENITVCVSTVLKKSNVSPKNLSKIYYFLIENGVEEWEILRFYQVGRAANIYALNPDDNELKEAIKYIDELKKENIIQISYQHSLKNKIYGNVKCNALSHSIGIFADGTVSACAWALGYNGRPIDENFVLGKMPEKSLKDIIESDKALKWNSNKLKNSASICQLDKIMLNNLYFTK; translated from the coding sequence TTGGCAAAGAATGCAATAAAATTGTGTGTAAAAGAAAATATCACTGTATGTGTTAGTACAGTGCTTAAAAAAAGTAATGTTTCACCTAAGAACTTGAGTAAAATTTATTACTTTTTAATTGAAAATGGTGTAGAAGAATGGGAAATATTGCGCTTTTACCAGGTAGGAAGAGCAGCGAATATTTATGCTCTAAATCCTGATGATAATGAACTTAAAGAGGCAATTAAGTACATAGATGAACTCAAAAAGGAAAATATTATACAAATTTCATATCAGCATTCTTTAAAAAACAAAATTTACGGAAATGTTAAGTGTAATGCTTTAAGTCATTCAATAGGTATATTTGCTGATGGAACAGTTAGTGCATGTGCTTGGGCACTTGGATATAATGGTAGGCCAATTGATGAAAATTTTGTATTGGGAAAGATGCCAGAAAAAAGCTTGAAAGATATTATTGAGAGTGATAAAGCATTAAAATGGAATAGTAATAAGCTAAAAAATTCTGCTTCAATATGTCAGCTTGATAAAATTATGCTGAATAATCTGTATTTCACTAAATAG
- a CDS encoding SPL family radical SAM protein, with translation MQAIRCKTILTKSKLPSVDYCYNVYIGCTHACQYCYAEFMKKFTGHINDEWGQFVDYKENALEILEKEIKKVKKNEKVLLGSVTDSYQPIEKKLLLTRKSLEIFLKNKTHISILTKSALVLRDIDILSCYDKCEVGISCGFLDKNVYQILEPRASNPYERIMVLRELKRAGIRTYLFISPIIPFISDIESIFSLAGDSIDFAMAEVLNTKCNNINKLRSILEKLVGYEKSLKILKLCKDKEYLSTIQDKFEALCRTYKVENKGFFAHKN, from the coding sequence ATGCAAGCTATAAGATGTAAAACAATTCTTACTAAAAGTAAGTTACCAAGTGTTGATTACTGCTATAATGTTTATATTGGATGTACCCATGCATGCCAATACTGTTACGCAGAATTTATGAAAAAATTTACAGGACATATTAATGATGAATGGGGTCAATTTGTTGACTACAAAGAAAATGCTTTAGAGATACTTGAGAAAGAAATTAAAAAGGTTAAAAAGAACGAAAAAGTATTATTGGGAAGTGTTACCGATTCCTACCAACCGATAGAAAAGAAACTTCTTTTGACAAGGAAAAGTCTCGAAATATTTTTAAAGAATAAAACACATATTTCTATTTTAACCAAATCAGCTTTAGTTTTAAGAGATATTGACATACTATCATGTTACGACAAGTGTGAAGTAGGTATAAGCTGTGGTTTTTTAGATAAGAATGTTTATCAAATTTTGGAACCACGTGCTAGCAATCCTTATGAAAGAATAATGGTCCTCAGAGAATTGAAACGTGCAGGAATAAGAACATATTTATTCATAAGTCCAATAATTCCTTTTATCAGTGATATAGAATCTATTTTTTCTTTAGCAGGGGACAGTATTGATTTTGCAATGGCTGAAGTATTAAATACAAAGTGTAACAATATTAATAAATTAAGAAGTATATTAGAAAAATTAGTTGGATACGAAAAATCTTTGAAAATACTGAAACTTTGTAAAGATAAAGAATATTTATCGACGATTCAAGATAAATTTGAAGCCTTATGTAGAACTTATAAAGTCGAAAATAAAGGATTTTTTGCTCATAAGAATTAA
- a CDS encoding ISNCY family transposase yields MFNNKPKQLSFLDLFSHLKASALYKPESLLGLFNKFINLSDYIPSSFYNAYYKYFGKHRCFSLESMLLCFFVQKLLKLNTLTQLRAVLLNSYELRSFCNLNGNVPSISTFSRFRKIFNNEIHKLFQNISIHAHNISLRQSPELASILIFDTTGIVPKVRENNPKFIQSLLKNTSKANPELSSDKIYSLVYSSLPKTANANSNIRLMFVNGHFCWALKFAVITNALGIPLALVPLFNSDSPSSDPQEAKAISDSKALFPSLETLFSYIPKNFSTFIADSALDAHNIYSTLKNTFNFSKIIIPLNPRASKNTTPTSDPNIVISEDGVPICKKFNQPFKPEGKCQGKNRSVRLKWVCPMSCYKDGKRICSCPQPCTNSKSGRMFYTYPDDFRSSPGINRNSQEFLDLYNKRVAVEQTIYHLKSYMGSDVICTYDHISIFSDFLLSAITYSLLFILAHNIKLYCSKLTIKKLNKLKKLIA; encoded by the coding sequence ATGTTCAACAACAAACCTAAACAACTTTCTTTCCTCGATCTATTCTCCCACCTAAAGGCTTCGGCTCTCTACAAGCCTGAAAGCCTCTTGGGCTTGTTCAATAAATTCATCAACTTATCAGACTACATACCTTCTTCTTTCTACAATGCCTACTACAAATACTTTGGTAAGCATAGATGCTTCTCCTTAGAATCTATGCTCCTTTGCTTTTTTGTCCAAAAATTACTCAAACTCAATACTCTTACTCAGCTCCGCGCTGTGCTTCTTAACTCCTATGAACTTCGTTCATTCTGTAACTTAAATGGTAATGTTCCCTCTATTTCAACCTTCTCTCGCTTCAGAAAAATCTTCAACAACGAAATCCATAAACTTTTTCAAAATATCTCTATCCATGCACACAATATTTCTCTTAGGCAATCCCCTGAACTTGCTTCAATCTTAATCTTCGATACAACCGGTATTGTCCCAAAGGTCCGTGAAAATAACCCTAAATTCATTCAATCTCTCTTGAAAAATACCTCAAAAGCTAACCCTGAGCTGTCCTCTGATAAAATCTACTCTCTTGTTTATTCTTCCTTGCCTAAAACTGCTAATGCTAATTCTAATATCCGTCTTATGTTCGTAAATGGCCATTTCTGCTGGGCTTTAAAATTCGCTGTCATTACCAATGCTCTCGGTATTCCTTTGGCTTTAGTACCTCTGTTTAACTCTGACTCTCCTTCTTCTGACCCTCAAGAAGCAAAGGCTATCTCTGACTCTAAAGCTTTATTTCCTTCGCTCGAAACTCTATTCTCTTACATTCCCAAAAATTTCTCCACTTTCATCGCTGACAGTGCCTTGGATGCACATAACATCTACTCAACTTTAAAAAACACTTTCAACTTCTCCAAAATCATTATCCCTCTAAATCCAAGAGCCTCTAAAAATACTACACCTACTTCAGACCCTAATATCGTTATATCTGAAGATGGTGTCCCTATCTGCAAAAAGTTCAATCAACCTTTTAAACCTGAAGGCAAATGTCAGGGTAAAAATCGTTCTGTGCGTCTTAAATGGGTCTGCCCCATGTCTTGTTATAAAGACGGCAAACGCATTTGCTCTTGCCCTCAACCTTGTACTAACTCTAAATCTGGCAGAATGTTCTACACTTACCCTGACGATTTTCGCTCTTCCCCAGGTATCAACAGAAATTCTCAAGAGTTTTTAGACCTCTACAATAAACGTGTCGCTGTAGAGCAGACTATTTATCACCTAAAATCCTATATGGGCTCCGATGTCATCTGTACTTATGACCATATTTCTATCTTCTCTGATTTTTTACTCTCTGCAATTACTTACTCACTTTTGTTTATCCTTGCTCACAATATCAAACTCTATTGTTCTAAATTAACTATCAAAAAGCTTAACAAACTCAAAAAACTTATCGCTTAA
- a CDS encoding ABC transporter ATP-binding protein — protein sequence MENVVKTYRVQQRGKSIIGVVKSFFTKNYKEINAVNNLSLTINKGELVGYIGVNGAGKSTTIKMLVGILAPTKGKISVLGKDPHKHRREIAKRIGVVFGQRSQLIWDLPPIDTFDLFSKIYEIPKEEYRSRLKYLVEHMGIEDIVHVPVRKLSLGQRMCCEIVASLLHNPEILFLDEPTIGLDIFNKEKVRNFIKKLNEELGTTVILTSHDLSDIENLCRRIIIIDKGSIIFDGTLEDLKTKYGTKSTIKIELIEKSKPVNFDCNDIKVEIDYNNNFLYIRYSKRMYRTTDLINLVIQNLDGIKDISIIDNNLEDIVKEIYLNKHRRD from the coding sequence ATGGAAAATGTTGTAAAAACATATAGGGTTCAACAAAGGGGAAAAAGCATCATTGGGGTTGTAAAGAGTTTTTTTACAAAAAATTACAAAGAAATAAATGCGGTTAACAATTTGAGCCTTACTATTAATAAGGGAGAACTTGTAGGATATATTGGAGTAAATGGTGCGGGGAAATCTACAACCATAAAGATGTTGGTGGGAATTTTAGCACCAACAAAAGGCAAAATAAGTGTTTTAGGGAAGGACCCACATAAACATAGAAGAGAAATTGCCAAAAGGATAGGAGTTGTTTTTGGACAACGTTCTCAATTGATTTGGGATCTTCCACCAATTGATACTTTCGATCTTTTTTCAAAGATTTATGAGATACCTAAGGAGGAATACCGAAGCAGATTGAAGTACTTAGTAGAACATATGGGAATAGAAGATATCGTTCATGTACCTGTTAGGAAATTGAGCCTTGGGCAAAGAATGTGTTGTGAAATTGTGGCCTCGCTATTACATAACCCTGAAATACTTTTCCTTGATGAACCGACGATTGGACTTGATATATTTAACAAAGAAAAGGTAAGAAATTTTATTAAAAAATTAAACGAAGAACTCGGGACTACAGTGATTTTAACATCACATGATTTATCTGATATTGAAAATTTATGCAGGAGAATTATAATTATCGACAAAGGTTCAATTATTTTTGATGGGACACTTGAAGATTTAAAAACGAAATATGGAACTAAAAGTACTATTAAAATTGAACTAATTGAAAAAAGTAAACCTGTAAACTTTGACTGTAATGATATTAAAGTTGAGATAGATTATAACAATAATTTTCTTTATATCAGATACAGCAAGAGAATGTATAGGACCACCGATTTGATAAATCTCGTTATACAAAATTTAGATGGTATCAAAGATATATCAATTATTGATAACAACCTTGAAGATATTGTCAAAGAAATTTATTTAAATAAGCATCGGAGGGATTAA
- a CDS encoding ABC transporter permease, whose product MNLKYKFEKCFYISYYAFKQSSTYWMNNFLSMLSSIIFIAIVYYMWTAVYSSTDNFNFIALNKTTTYVCVITIINQIISRNTEMEIGAKVISGNISIDLIRPINFFGYLFFNRVGVVFFNFVFSIIPLIFTAKVIFKIDIIKDIFTLVITITSVLLSFILVYMFEFLVGLVSFWTTQVFGVSILKSSLINLLAGLTVPLTFYPESIQKILINLPFQAMYNIPASIYSGLTYRVNVFQHLLIVLGINSVAKYLLEQIIWIFIFSLITFLCWRIVNKKIVIQGG is encoded by the coding sequence TTGAATTTAAAGTATAAATTTGAAAAATGTTTTTATATTTCATATTATGCATTCAAGCAATCATCCACATATTGGATGAATAATTTTTTAAGTATGTTAAGTTCTATTATATTTATTGCAATTGTATATTACATGTGGACAGCTGTATATTCATCTACTGATAATTTCAATTTTATTGCACTGAATAAAACCACAACATATGTATGTGTGATAACCATTATAAATCAAATAATAAGTAGAAATACTGAAATGGAAATTGGAGCAAAAGTAATTAGTGGAAATATATCGATAGATTTAATTAGACCAATAAATTTTTTTGGTTATTTATTTTTTAACAGAGTTGGTGTTGTTTTTTTTAATTTTGTTTTTTCAATCATTCCATTAATCTTTACTGCAAAGGTTATTTTCAAAATTGACATTATAAAAGATATTTTCACATTAGTAATAACTATAACAAGTGTTTTATTATCATTTATACTTGTGTATATGTTTGAATTTTTAGTTGGATTAGTAAGTTTTTGGACAACCCAGGTATTTGGGGTATCCATTTTAAAATCCTCGTTGATAAATTTACTTGCTGGTTTAACTGTGCCACTTACATTTTATCCTGAGTCGATTCAGAAAATATTAATTAATCTTCCATTTCAAGCAATGTATAATATACCTGCTTCTATATACTCTGGTCTGACTTATAGAGTAAATGTATTCCAACATTTGCTAATAGTATTAGGTATAAATAGTGTTGCAAAATATTTACTAGAACAGATAATATGGATTTTTATCTTTTCTCTTATAACATTTTTATGTTGGAGGATAGTAAATAAAAAAATAGTAATTCAGGGAGGTTAA
- a CDS encoding ABC transporter permease, whose translation MPKLLLLYGSYFKVNIKKLVEYKGDFIFNLISVLVWVSIGLINIGIIFDKLQSLKGWSLPEISLLYGMWSLTFAMYNAFGNGILDIENHIVTGSMDVLLTKPISPLFQIVCSRINTMGVGFLVFGVVVMIISAYNINYTWNVLKILYLIVTSITGGLLIFATYLILGSLAFWLLHSTSAIRIGYDIHKFAQYPLSIYGDGIKIILVTIFPYAFTNYYPIAFLLGKVPVFYGILSPIFCIIIFILSLRIWRLGLKRYEGTGS comes from the coding sequence ATGCCTAAATTGTTGTTATTGTATGGAAGTTACTTTAAAGTTAATATAAAAAAACTTGTCGAATATAAAGGTGATTTTATTTTCAACTTAATTTCAGTACTTGTATGGGTTAGTATAGGACTTATTAATATAGGAATAATTTTTGATAAACTCCAATCGTTAAAAGGTTGGAGTTTGCCTGAAATTAGTTTGCTTTACGGCATGTGGTCTTTAACATTTGCAATGTACAACGCTTTTGGAAATGGGATTTTGGATATTGAAAACCATATAGTTACAGGAAGTATGGATGTATTATTAACAAAACCTATAAGTCCTCTTTTTCAAATAGTATGTTCAAGAATCAACACAATGGGTGTAGGATTTCTTGTGTTCGGAGTTGTTGTTATGATAATTTCAGCGTATAATATAAATTACACTTGGAATGTTTTAAAAATTTTGTATTTAATAGTAACCTCAATAACTGGAGGACTACTTATATTTGCTACATATTTGATTTTGGGAAGTTTGGCTTTTTGGTTGTTACATTCAACATCAGCTATACGCATAGGATATGACATTCACAAATTTGCACAATATCCTCTTAGTATTTATGGAGATGGAATTAAAATCATATTAGTAACCATATTTCCGTATGCGTTTACAAATTATTATCCTATAGCATTTTTACTGGGTAAAGTACCAGTATTTTACGGTATTTTGTCTCCCATATTTTGTATTATAATTTTTATTTTGTCTTTAAGAATATGGCGTTTGGGACTGAAAAGATATGAAGGAACTGGTTCGTAA
- a CDS encoding papain-like cysteine protease family protein has translation MESKLFKTRKNQKIAISTVVLLSVFFLSIFSVRAENTITYVSLPVKLVQQAYSNWCWAAGSESILCYCKNYLGFGKEATQWDIVRYIYGSYVNKGALLSDIQRALSYYGVGSSRMIPISGWIISYGQIAEQIVNYKSPIRISNYSNSKSKSFCCFKWYMAIF, from the coding sequence ATGGAATCAAAACTTTTTAAAACAAGAAAGAACCAAAAAATAGCAATTTCAACAGTGGTACTGCTGAGTGTGTTTTTTCTAAGTATTTTTAGTGTACGTGCAGAAAACACAATTACGTATGTTAGTCTTCCGGTTAAATTGGTACAGCAAGCATATTCAAACTGGTGCTGGGCAGCAGGAAGTGAGTCTATACTTTGCTATTGTAAAAACTATTTAGGTTTTGGGAAAGAGGCAACACAATGGGATATAGTTAGATATATCTATGGAAGTTATGTAAATAAAGGTGCTTTACTTTCTGATATACAAAGAGCGCTCAGCTATTATGGTGTTGGTTCTTCGCGCATGATACCAATCAGTGGCTGGATAATTTCATATGGGCAAATTGCAGAGCAAATTGTAAATTATAAAAGTCCAATTAGGATCAGTAATTACAGCAACAGTAAGTCAAAATCATTTTGTTGTTTTAAATGGTATATGGCAATATTTTGA
- a CDS encoding ferritin family protein: MSTKVENILKFGMKMEKNAQDFYSFYANNLQDENLKKLFEEFVKIEQEHYKYLESILKSLGGQEVPASISWVVDDQNKMVDPHILVDNSKILETDFSDLTILRLAYLIESDFAAFYRAASEKVDDSNVKGLLLHLAKWEEEHEKFFKDRYHSLMKKEWEELDLF, translated from the coding sequence ATGAGCACAAAAGTTGAAAATATCTTGAAATTTGGAATGAAGATGGAGAAGAACGCACAGGACTTTTATTCATTCTATGCAAACAATCTGCAAGATGAAAACCTGAAAAAGCTTTTTGAAGAGTTTGTAAAAATTGAGCAGGAACATTATAAGTATCTTGAGAGCATTCTAAAAAGTCTGGGCGGGCAAGAAGTGCCAGCTTCAATCTCATGGGTTGTGGATGATCAGAACAAAATGGTAGACCCGCACATACTGGTTGATAATTCAAAAATCCTGGAAACTGATTTTTCAGACCTCACAATATTGCGGCTTGCATACCTTATTGAAAGCGACTTTGCAGCATTTTACAGGGCAGCTTCTGAAAAGGTTGATGACAGTAATGTCAAAGGTTTACTTTTGCACCTTGCAAAGTGGGAGGAAGAGCACGAAAAGTTCTTCAAAGACAGGTATCACAGCCTTATGAAAAAGGAATGGGAAGAGCTGGATTTGTTTTGA
- a CDS encoding amidohydrolase family protein, producing the protein MIIDFHTHCFPDSLAPRAMEKLSRNSGMSYYHDGTLSGLKESAKKAGIDMCVVLPIATKPQQTESINRWALSVMEENNDIICFGTIHPEFDDWQQEIEWLKSQGFKGIKFHPDYQNFFVDDKKMYPIYDAIFQNDMIILFHSGVDPAYDPPYHCTPERLKKVLKDFPHAKIVAAHMGGYRFFDETLEYLIGENVYLDTSFFFGEVEVQRPEEIFRKHGIEKILFATDSPWKNQSKEVEHVKKLKLTSNEIEMIFGKNARVLLKLEVKHI; encoded by the coding sequence TTGATTATAGACTTTCACACACACTGTTTTCCGGATAGCTTGGCACCAAGGGCGATGGAAAAACTTTCACGAAATTCTGGTATGTCATACTATCATGATGGGACATTGTCAGGTTTGAAAGAGTCTGCTAAAAAAGCTGGAATTGACATGTGCGTGGTTCTGCCAATTGCCACAAAACCTCAGCAGACAGAGAGTATAAACAGATGGGCGCTTTCTGTAATGGAAGAGAACAATGATATAATCTGTTTTGGTACAATTCATCCTGAGTTTGATGATTGGCAGCAAGAAATTGAATGGCTAAAATCACAGGGGTTTAAAGGTATAAAGTTTCACCCGGATTATCAGAACTTTTTTGTGGATGATAAAAAGATGTATCCAATCTATGATGCAATCTTCCAGAATGATATGATTATACTTTTTCACAGCGGAGTTGACCCGGCGTATGACCCGCCCTATCATTGCACACCTGAAAGGCTTAAGAAGGTTTTGAAAGACTTTCCACACGCAAAAATAGTTGCGGCTCACATGGGAGGGTATAGATTTTTTGATGAGACTCTTGAGTATTTGATAGGGGAAAATGTGTATCTTGACACATCCTTTTTCTTTGGAGAAGTTGAAGTACAAAGACCAGAAGAGATTTTCAGAAAGCATGGTATAGAGAAGATTTTGTTTGCAACAGACTCGCCATGGAAAAACCAGAGCAAAGAGGTTGAGCATGTGAAAAAATTGAAACTAACATCTAATGAGATTGAAATGATTTTTGGGAAGAATGCCCGGGTGCTTTTGAAATTGGAAGTTAAACATATATGA
- a CDS encoding MBL fold metallo-hydrolase, translating into MKIKVFINNWTFKSGYLAEHGLSLYIEKDGKKILFDCGQTDAMLKNLEKAKIDLNFDAVVLSHSHYDHTGGLKSFIDRLSCPVFVHEGFFEQKYALRDGKFNFIGHNFEEGALRFKIVKDEVYELFEDIYLLNVKSHAEGSEEFYIGKDGRFEKDLFLEEQSLVIKEKGKLILISGCSHNGIENIIKRAEEIFESSIFATIGGFHSKDFPEEKMDELCKFFEKHRVYKIIPLHCSGIRTLTFMGKSLPNKLKIAGCGDEIEL; encoded by the coding sequence ATGAAGATAAAAGTTTTCATCAACAACTGGACATTCAAATCAGGGTATTTAGCAGAACACGGGCTTTCACTTTATATAGAAAAAGATGGTAAAAAGATTTTGTTTGACTGCGGACAAACCGATGCAATGCTGAAGAACCTTGAAAAGGCAAAAATTGATTTGAACTTTGATGCTGTCGTTTTGAGCCATTCTCACTATGACCATACAGGAGGACTTAAAAGTTTTATAGACAGGCTATCCTGCCCTGTGTTTGTCCATGAAGGCTTTTTTGAACAGAAGTATGCTTTGAGGGATGGCAAGTTTAATTTTATAGGGCATAATTTTGAAGAAGGCGCTTTGAGATTTAAAATAGTAAAAGATGAGGTTTATGAGCTGTTTGAAGATATATATCTTTTGAATGTCAAAAGCCATGCTGAAGGCTCTGAAGAATTCTACATCGGCAAAGATGGCAGGTTTGAAAAGGACCTGTTTTTGGAAGAGCAGTCTCTTGTTATTAAAGAAAAAGGAAAGCTGATTTTGATTTCTGGCTGCAGTCACAATGGAATAGAAAATATTATAAAAAGAGCCGAAGAAATATTTGAAAGTAGCATTTTTGCCACAATTGGCGGATTTCATTCAAAGGATTTTCCTGAAGAAAAAATGGATGAGCTGTGCAAGTTTTTTGAAAAGCACAGAGTGTACAAAATCATTCCGCTTCACTGCTCGGGTATAAGAACCCTTACTTTTATGGGCAAAAGTCTGCCAAATAAGCTAAAAATAGCAGGCTGTGGAGATGAGATTGAGCTCTGA
- a CDS encoding SDR family NAD(P)-dependent oxidoreductase has translation MQKDFWEGKAVIITGGGSGIGRCMTEILLKKGARVTAVSRGQKSLDSLKEELSEYSESLFTVVADVSRKDECKNAMEIIKSEFERVDVLINNAGVGLRCEVERILDEDLKKVFDVNFFGAFYMMQETIKIFKDQGKGLIVNICSLGVKRPVFYTGGYTASKAALAVLSDVAGLELKKYGISVLCAYPGSVSTEFRKNALGEPYPEDEVRLSRLSPKVAAERIIEGIEKGKKEIYTSRKDYIFALFTRLFPRLSDLVVEKAFEKRR, from the coding sequence ATGCAGAAAGATTTCTGGGAAGGGAAAGCTGTAATAATCACCGGTGGGGGGTCTGGCATAGGAAGGTGCATGACAGAGATTTTGCTCAAAAAAGGTGCAAGGGTTACTGCTGTGTCAAGAGGGCAAAAGTCTCTTGATAGTTTGAAAGAAGAACTTTCGGAATATTCAGAGAGCCTGTTTACAGTAGTTGCAGATGTTAGCCGAAAAGATGAGTGCAAAAATGCAATGGAGATTATAAAATCTGAGTTTGAAAGAGTGGATGTTCTGATAAACAACGCAGGTGTGGGCTTGAGATGTGAGGTTGAAAGGATTCTGGATGAGGATTTAAAAAAGGTATTTGATGTAAACTTCTTCGGTGCATTTTACATGATGCAGGAGACAATAAAAATTTTCAAAGATCAGGGGAAGGGCTTGATTGTGAACATATGCTCGCTTGGTGTCAAAAGACCTGTTTTTTACACAGGAGGGTACACAGCTTCAAAAGCTGCCCTGGCAGTTTTATCGGATGTTGCAGGGCTTGAGCTAAAAAAGTATGGAATTTCGGTTCTTTGTGCCTATCCCGGCTCAGTTTCGACAGAATTTAGAAAAAATGCTCTGGGCGAGCCTTATCCGGAAGATGAAGTGAGGCTTTCAAGACTTTCACCGAAGGTAGCTGCTGAGAGGATAATAGAAGGAATAGAAAAAGGTAAAAAAGAGATATACACATCCAGAAAAGATTATATCTTTGCTTTGTTTACACGGCTTTTTCCCCGGCTTTCTGACCTGGTGGTTGAAAAGGCGTTTGAAAAGAGAAGATAG
- the ilvB gene encoding biosynthetic-type acetolactate synthase large subunit, whose protein sequence is MKQKMTVARAMVEVLKSEGVEIIFGIPGAAIYPFYDALYSSDIKHVLVRTEQAAAHEASGYARTTGKVGVCVATSGPGATNLITGIATAYMDSVPIVAITGQVNSSLIGRDVFQEVDITGATAPFTKHNYLVKDPKKIVRILKEAFYIASTGRRGPVLIDVPIDVQMQEIEFEIPKEIDIPGYKPKERGHPLQIKRAVEAIENSQRPVICSGGGVIASKASEELKTLVERQKIPVISTLMGIGSIPTDHPFYLGMIGSHGQKEANIALRQADLLIVVAARLADRALGDTKITENMKIIHIDIDPAEIGKNVDTNIPIVGDAKRVLAEINKRISERKDFWAQEIKAQKREIKEDGNLHPYDVLKEISRVYNGDYIITTDVGQHQIWAAHNVYIKEPGTFITSGGLGTMGYGVPAAIGAKFGRPDKEVISITGDGSFQMLLQELATIKREQVPVKIVLFNNTRLGMVYELQKKRCTGRFIATCLDGNPDFMILAKAYGIEGIRLESKEKLKEAIEIMKNHSGPFLLEVVTSPDEPTIP, encoded by the coding sequence ATGAAGCAAAAGATGACGGTAGCACGGGCAATGGTAGAGGTATTGAAAAGTGAAGGTGTTGAGATTATCTTTGGCATTCCAGGTGCGGCAATTTATCCGTTTTACGATGCACTCTATAGCTCTGATATAAAACATGTCCTTGTGCGCACAGAGCAGGCAGCAGCACACGAGGCAAGCGGGTATGCGCGCACAACCGGAAAGGTTGGTGTGTGCGTTGCAACCTCTGGTCCGGGTGCAACAAATCTTATAACCGGCATTGCCACTGCATATATGGATTCTGTTCCCATTGTTGCTATTACAGGTCAGGTTAATTCAAGTTTAATCGGAAGAGATGTGTTCCAGGAAGTTGATATAACAGGTGCAACAGCTCCTTTTACAAAGCACAATTATCTTGTAAAAGACCCGAAAAAAATTGTCAGAATTTTAAAAGAGGCTTTTTATATTGCCTCAACAGGACGGCGCGGACCTGTTCTGATAGATGTCCCCATAGATGTCCAGATGCAGGAGATTGAGTTTGAAATTCCAAAAGAAATTGACATTCCTGGTTACAAGCCGAAAGAAAGAGGGCATCCTCTTCAGATAAAAAGAGCTGTTGAAGCCATTGAAAATTCACAAAGACCGGTTATATGCAGTGGTGGGGGTGTGATTGCCTCAAAGGCATCTGAGGAGTTAAAAACTCTTGTCGAAAGGCAGAAAATTCCTGTTATTTCAACTTTGATGGGAATTGGAAGCATCCCCACAGATCATCCTTTTTATCTTGGTATGATAGGCTCACATGGTCAAAAAGAAGCAAACATAGCACTAAGACAGGCAGATCTTTTGATTGTGGTTGCTGCAAGACTTGCTGACAGGGCACTTGGCGATACTAAAATTACTGAGAATATGAAGATAATTCATATAGACATTGACCCTGCCGAGATTGGTAAAAATGTGGACACAAATATTCCAATTGTTGGTGATGCCAAAAGGGTGCTTGCCGAGATCAATAAAAGAATTTCAGAGAGAAAAGATTTCTGGGCACAGGAAATTAAGGCACAGAAGAGAGAGATTAAAGAAGATGGGAATCTGCATCCGTATGATGTTTTAAAGGAGATTTCGAGAGTTTACAATGGCGATTATATAATCACAACAGATGTCGGGCAGCATCAGATCTGGGCAGCTCACAATGTGTATATAAAAGAGCCGGGGACTTTTATAACATCCGGCGGACTTGGCACCATGGGATATGGCGTACCTGCTGCAATTGGGGCTAAGTTTGGAAGACCGGATAAAGAGGTAATCAGCATAACAGGTGATGGAAGTTTTCAGATGCTTTTGCAGGAGCTTGCAACAATAAAAAGGGAGCAGGTGCCGGTTAAAATTGTGCTTTTCAACAACACAAGGCTTGGGATGGTTTATGAGCTTCAGAAGAAAAGATGCACCGGAAGGTTTATTGCAACGTGTCTGGATGGTAATCCGGATTTTATGATACTGGCAAAAGCCTACGGCATTGAAGGTATAAGGCTTGAGAGCAAGGAAAAGTTGAAAGAGGCTATTGAGATTATGAAAAACCACAGCGGTCCGTTTTTGCTTGAGGTTGTGACAAGCCCTGATGAGCCAACCATACCCTGA